A single genomic interval of Corylus avellana chromosome ca10, CavTom2PMs-1.0 harbors:
- the LOC132162922 gene encoding UPF0481 protein At3g47200-like, whose protein sequence is MDIVQGEETHTIDVRPLASSIEETMSQHLFMSPNCCIFKTPVALYRQNPKAYIPDAFSIGPFHHGNQFLKGTEIIKAKYLKNLLEKSESPNTMLADMINYIKASERKFRECYAGWLNYSSEEFVKILVIDSCFIIELFFRNAEKRGVEDDPILRTPSMLEVLDHDLILLENQVPWMILERLFRMTRHNRCHGETLIQLAIEFFRNIFPFTISDPPQAIKHIPDLFKKLMVSSMGVEEFGSNMPYRWEPVPSATRLLEAGIKFRQSKSANMFDIKFRNGILEIPQIRIHEITETFIKNLISFEQCYPKGDDTITSYAILLDNLIDTTKDVEILRERNILSICLNPEDAVQFFNKLYHTTCVKSFHYLDLCRDLNKHCQKRLPRWRALLVRRISASDEISDEERTTNSNGRQSGKFGAVSARNIRSPAKDDGPFDINSGEDIYARRNTA, encoded by the exons atggatATAGTTCAAGGAGAAGAAACTCATACAATTGATGTTAGACCCTTGGCATCTTCGATAGAAGAAACGATGTCCCAGCATTTGTTCATGTCACCTAATTGTTGCATCTTCAAAACTCCAGTCGCACTCTACAGGCAAAATCCAAAAGCTTATATCCCCGACGCATTTTCGATTGGGCCTTTCCATCATGGTAACCAATTTTTGAAAGGTACAGAAATAATTAAAgctaaatatttaaaaaacctTCTCGAAAAATCAGAGTCTCCAAATACAATGCTGGCAGATATGATCAATTACATCAAAGCTTCGGAGAGAAAGTTTCGTGAATGTTATGCTGGATGGCTTAATTATAGCTCAGAAGAATTCGTGAAAATTTTGGTAATTGATAGTTGCTTTATTATTGAGCTATTCTTCAGGAATGCTGAGAAGAGGGGAGTAGAAGATGACCCTATTTTACGCACGCCTAGTATGCTTGAAGTTCTAGACCATGACTTGATATTGCTAGAAAACCAAGTACCTTGGATGATACTTGAGCGTTTGTTCAGAATGACCCGCCACAATAGATGCCACGGGGAGACCCTAATTCAACTTGCCATTGAATTCTTTCGTAACATATTCCCGTTCACGATATCTGATCCACCTCAAGCCATCAAACATATTCCTGacttgtttaaaaaattgatggtttCATCAATGGGAGTAGAAGAATTTGGATCGAATATGCCATACAGATGGGAACCCGTACCTTCTGCTACGCGTCTCCTAGAAGCTGGAATCAAATTCAGACAGAGTAAGTCTGCAAATATGTTTGacataaaatttagaaatggCATCCTCGAAATTCCTCAAATAAGAATTCATGAGATCACAGAAACATTTATCAAGAATCTCATCAGCTTTGAGCAATGCTACCCCAAAGGCGATGATACGATCACTTCCTATGCCATACTCCTCGACAACCTCATTGACACTACTAAGGACGTGGAGATACTTCGTGAAAGAAATATCCTTTCTATCTGCTTGAATCCAGAGGATGCGGTCCAATTCTTCAACAAGCTTTACCACACCACTTGTGTTAAGAGCTTCCATTACTTAGATCTTTGCAGGGACTTAAATAAACATTGTCAAAAGAGATTGCCTAGATGGCGAGCACTACTTGTGCGCAG AATCTCGGCCAGTGACGAGATCAGTGATGAAGAACGTACAACAAACAGCAATGGAAGGCAGAGTGGGAAATTTGGAGCAGTCAGTGCACGTAATATCAGAAGTCCAGCAAAAGATGATGGCCCGTTTGACATAAATTCTGGAGAAGATATCTACGCAAGGAGGAACACGGCGTGA